The Rhizobium sp. ZPR4 DNA segment GCTGCGCGTGCGTCGATCGGCAACGATCCGTCCGTCGGAGATCTCGATGATGCGATCGGCGCGCGCTGCGACGTTCATGTCGTGAGTGACGATGACGACCGTGTGGCCTTCGGCATGGAGCTCGCCAAGAATACGCAGCACTTCCTCGCCGCTCTGCCGGTCGAGGGCGCCTGTGGGCTCGTCTGCAAGAATGACGTTGCCGTTGTTCATCAGGGCGCGAGCGATCGAAACTCGCTGTTGCTGACCGCCCGAAAGCTGGCCCGGGCGGTGGCCGTTTCGTTCGCTCATGCCGAGCCGCTCAAGAAGTGCTGCCGCGCGCGCCCGTCTTGTCTCGCCTTGCTGTCCGGCATAGATGGCCGGTACCTCGACATTGCCGATCGCCGTCAGCTCGGAAAGCAGATGATATCGCTGAAAGATGAAGCCGAAATGTTCTCTGCGCAGTTTGGATAGCGCATCGCTCTCGAGGCGATGCGTCTCCTCGCCGGCGATCGCATACGTGCCGGCGGTGGGACGGTCCAATAGACCGATGATGTTCATGAGCGTGGATTTTCCCGAACCGGAAGGTCCGACGATCGCGACCATTTCGCCCTCGGCAATGGATAGATCGACATCCTGCAAGACTGCGATCGTACGGTCGCCGGATTGATATTCGCGGCGCACACGCTTCAATTCGATAATGGGTGAGGGCATGCATCAGAATCCCATTGGAGGGGGAGGACCACCACTGCTGCTCTTGGTGGTCGCGGTGCTCGCCTCGCCGACGACCACATTCTCTCCCTCGGAGAGACCAGACAGGATCTCGGCCGAGACATTGTTGTTGAGGCCGACCACGACGTTGCGACGGATCCGCTTGCCGTTGTCGCTCACAACCTGAACTGTGTGGGATCCTTCCGCTGATTTGGCGCCCAATGCGGAGGAGGGGATGGTGAGCACACCTTTGGCCTGGCCGAGAATGATGTGAACCTCTGCCGACATATAGGTGCGAAAATAATTATCGGGGTTCGGCACCGCAAACACACCGTTGTAGTAGATCGCCGAGGTCGATGATGACGATGTCGTACTGCTGCTCGACGACGTCGTGGTGGATGACGAGGTGACGCTGCTGTCGCTGGTGATCGATTCAGGTGCTGGCTCGATCGACTGCAATGTGGCGTCATACCGGGTACTCGGATCACCAAGGATGGTGAAATAGATCGGCTGCCCCACCTTGACCTTGACGACATCGGCTTCGGAGATCTCGGTGCGAATGATCATCGTGTCGAGTTGTCCAAGGACGACGATCGTCGGCGCTGATTGCGCTGCGTTCACCGTCTGGCCCTGCTGGTTGACGATGGCGAGCACCGTACCGTCCATCGGCGCTGTGATATGCGTGTAGGAGAGGTTGGCGCGCGCGGTTTCGACCGCGACTTCGGCCGATGTAATTTGCGCGTCGAGAGCGGCAATTTGGGCAGTAATCTTCTTGACGCTCGCTTCCGCGCTGTCGAGGTCCGCCTTGGAGCCCGCCTGGTTGCGGAATATCGTCTGCTGGCGGATGAGCGTCGTCTGTGCGTTTTCAAGATCGGCCTCGCTTTCCTGGCGTTGTGCCCTCACGTTCGCCAGGGAAGCCTGAGCGGTCTTCAGGTCGTTGCTCTGTGTGGTCGAGTCGATTTCGGCAACAAGGCTGTCCTTCTTGACGGTATCGCCAAGCTTGACATGAAGTGCCGTGATCCGCCCGGAGACCTGTGCGCCGACCGCGACCAGCTTGATCGGCCTGAAGGTACCGGATGCAAGCACCGCCTCCTCGACATTGCCCCGCGTCACCGGCGCCGTGATGGCCGACGTCGTCTGCTGATCGAAATAGCCATATCGGAAAGAGAGAATGGCGATTGCGGCAAGGGCAATGAGACCGGCATAGAGCATGTGCCGCGGTCTGATGCTGCGCTTTGGCGGCGTTCTGGCGGGAGGAGGGCTTGTGTCCTTGGCCCGTTTCGGGCTGACGGTCGCCGGTGCCTTGTGTTCCAGGGTGTTCAGCATGAGATTATTTGGCCTTGGCCAGATGTGGACCGGTGTCGGCGTCAACGACGACAGATGTGGAGACATCGACCTGTCCGTCCCAGCCTCCACCTAGCGCCTTGTTGAGTGCGATATAGTCGGTAGCGATCGATGCTCTGCTCTCGATTGCGTTCTCCTCAGCGCTATAGAGCGAGCGCTCGGCATCCAGCACATCGAGAAAGTCGACAACGCCAGCTTTGTTCATCGTGTGTGAGAGGTTCGAGGCGCGGCGATAGGAACTGCTTGAAGAGACCAGCTTGCCGTATCTCAGCCGTTCCTGGGTCAGCGATACGATGGCATTTTCGACATCTTCCATGGCGGAGAGAACGGCCGACTGGTAGGCGATGAAGTATTGATCCCGCTCGGCCTTGGCAACGTCCACGGCGGCCTTGAGCTGTCCGCCCTGGAAGATCGGCACCGTCAACGTCGGGCCGAATGTCCATCCGATGGAGGACTTCTTTGCGAGATCACCGATACTGGCTGCCGATGATGAAATGTCGCCGGTCAGGGAGATTGACGGATAACGATTGGCTTCGGCCTGACCGATCTTCGCGGTATATTGCGCAAGCTGCCGTTCTGCGAGGCGAACATCCGGCCGAGAAGTCAGAATATTGGCGGGAATGCCGACGGAGACATTCGTCTTGGGGCTCGGGATTGGACCGCCGCCCTTCAGCCTGTCCTCAAGCGTGGCCGGAGGCTTGCCGAGCAGCACGCCCAGGCGATGGACGGCTTCCGAATAAGAGATTTCGTAGGTCGGGATATCCGCCTCCGTGCTATTGGCGAGCGCGTCGGCTTTGGCGGTATCGACGCCGGTGGCGCTGCCCGCCTTATATTCCTCATGGGTAAGAGCTGCGCTTTGGCGCTGCGATGCGGCAGTGCGCTTGGCCAGATCACGCAGCGCCTGATATTCGCGTGCCTGAACATAATAGGATGCGACATCGCCGATCAGGGTCAACATGGTGTCGCGTAGCTGCTCATCCGCAGCATCGACGCCGTATTTCGCTGCTTCCGCGGCGCGTTTGTTGCCGCCGAAGAGATCGAGCTCCCAGCTGGCGTCGAATCCCCCGTCATATAATGTGGAAAAGGTCGCATCGGTCGTACCGCCTTCCGCAGCCGACGTGCGTGTGCGCGCCGCTGAAGCTGTTTCCGACGCCGTTGGCAGCAATGCACCCTTCTGTTCCCGATAGGTGGCGCGTGCCTCTCGAATCTTTGCCTTGGCTGTCGCAACATCAAGATTGCTGGCGATCGCCTCTG contains these protein-coding regions:
- a CDS encoding efflux RND transporter periplasmic adaptor subunit, with translation MLNTLEHKAPATVSPKRAKDTSPPPARTPPKRSIRPRHMLYAGLIALAAIAILSFRYGYFDQQTTSAITAPVTRGNVEEAVLASGTFRPIKLVAVGAQVSGRITALHVKLGDTVKKDSLVAEIDSTTQSNDLKTAQASLANVRAQRQESEADLENAQTTLIRQQTIFRNQAGSKADLDSAEASVKKITAQIAALDAQITSAEVAVETARANLSYTHITAPMDGTVLAIVNQQGQTVNAAQSAPTIVVLGQLDTMIIRTEISEADVVKVKVGQPIYFTILGDPSTRYDATLQSIEPAPESITSDSSVTSSSTTTSSSSSTTSSSSTSAIYYNGVFAVPNPDNYFRTYMSAEVHIILGQAKGVLTIPSSALGAKSAEGSHTVQVVSDNGKRIRRNVVVGLNNNVSAEILSGLSEGENVVVGEASTATTKSSSGGPPPPMGF
- a CDS encoding efflux transporter outer membrane subunit; translated protein: MNIAIATIFVGTLTGCVVGPDYRTPDLSVPTHWSSKAASKPSQAPQLSQWWKQLKDPTLDALIAEAIASNLDVATAKAKIREARATYREQKGALLPTASETASAARTRTSAAEGGTTDATFSTLYDGGFDASWELDLFGGNKRAAEAAKYGVDAADEQLRDTMLTLIGDVASYYVQAREYQALRDLAKRTAASQRQSAALTHEEYKAGSATGVDTAKADALANSTEADIPTYEISYSEAVHRLGVLLGKPPATLEDRLKGGGPIPSPKTNVSVGIPANILTSRPDVRLAERQLAQYTAKIGQAEANRYPSISLTGDISSSAASIGDLAKKSSIGWTFGPTLTVPIFQGGQLKAAVDVAKAERDQYFIAYQSAVLSAMEDVENAIVSLTQERLRYGKLVSSSSSYRRASNLSHTMNKAGVVDFLDVLDAERSLYSAEENAIESRASIATDYIALNKALGGGWDGQVDVSTSVVVDADTGPHLAKAK